The following is a genomic window from Paraburkholderia flagellata.
ATGAGGGATCAACGTTCGCGTGCCTGTTTGAATACGTGCCAGCGTTTAGCATTCCTATCGTATCGATCGGATGATTTAATGCGAATCTCAGGTCAGGCGCGAGGCATTAACGTCGTTCCTTCGCTATGCAATGGGCGCGAAAATTTGGTTCACGGACCGAAATAGCCGATCTCGAGACTGTCGACGAACCGTTGCTGACTCCGCCTTGGGATTCATAGACTAAACAAAAGGCTTGTGCAAACACTTAACCGAGCGGCGGGGCTCGTAATCAATCGTTGAAGTGACCTGCCCCGGCAAACAGGGCCATCCGGAGTCTAGGAAAGTTCGTTTTTGAATGGCCCCGCCTAAATTGTTGGGGACTGCCATTTAGAGTAGGGCGTGCGTGAACAGGAAACAATGACGTGCTTTGACGAATGTGTGTTACCACCATGTAAGCTAACCTAACTAATATGAGCCGACCAATCGGATCTATCCGGCGATGTGATGTAGTTCAGGCAGGATTAAACAAGTGACCGAATTGGTTAGAACCTCGTTAGGTTATGCGGGCACAACGGCTGTGCGGTCTATTTCGGCCCGACTGCCGAAGGGGCGAACCCGACAACTCGGCACTGGCCGACGCGCGGCGTGTTCGATGCCACCGCCAAACTCGCCTAGCCGACCCGAAGCCGACAGCGGCAGGAAGCTTTGTGCGGATTCAACCGTTCGATTGACCGGCCGATGTGTTGAGCGAGCGGCAGAAGTTGGCCGACCACCGCCCGTCGTTGATGTATGTAAACGTCCCGGATCTTGATGTCCCTACCAAGCCGATTCAACGGGTTCGCTGGGTGGCGTGGGAGGTTCCACCTTGAGCACATTGTCCGGCAGACGTGGCAGTTCCGCGCTGGCATCCCAGATCCACGATGGTATTTCGCTCTGTTCCGACAGCGCGCCCAGCTCTTCGACTTCGTGCGGCTCGAGGCCGGGCTTGCGAATGTAAAGCGCAACGCCGCTCGGATGCAACGGGACGTCGGAAAGCACGGCACACGCGAGCGGCTTGTTCTCGGGCAGGTTGTAGCGCATGCCCTTCACGAAGCGGCGGCGCTGCTGGATCAGCGCATCGAGCAGCATCGCATCGTACGTATGCTCGAACGGCAACCAGTTCGCGTTGACCAGCATTACCGCGATGGATTCTATCGAGGCAATTCCAGTCGCCCCGAGGCCGAACGTCGCAATGAAAAGCAGGTGCGACGACTCCATGCTGTTCCAGACTTCGAGCTCGTTGGCGAACCGGGAGCGAAAGCGCCGATAGATGGCTTCCTCCATCATCAGCGGGAAGTCTGGCAAATGTTTGGCGACGATCTTAAACCCATAGCGGGCTACGCCGATCTCCTTAATCTCCCCGATCGCAATCATCAGCTTGCGGGCCTTCTGGGTGCTGGCGAGTCCGGCCATATGTGTGATACGTCGCTGCCGCAGCTGCGCCGCCTGATCGCTGACGAAAGGCTCCGGAACGTATAGCTGTGTGGAGAGCGGCGCACCCTTGGTCACGCTACGCTCGGCCGCGGCGATGAGACGGGAGCGCACGACATACCAAGTGCGCTTGCCTGCCATGCCAGGGGTCCAACGGTTCAGTTCTGCCTGGTCCCACAAGTAATGGAGGGTACTGCGCAGGGTCAGCTTGGCCCCGTCGGCACGCACGGTATCGGAGGTCTGCCCGGAGGCAGTGGGCGCGGTGCGGGCGCCCTGCTTTGACAGGCTGAAGTCGAGCTTAAGTGCTGTCGTGCCGTCCTCGTCGTTCTCGCGAATGGCCTCACCGAGCACCTGACTCATGCCCGATATCTCTTCGGGTGGCCGATACGACGTACAGTCTGCCGAGTGCGTAGCGCCGCTATTGGGCATGCGCTTGATGATGAATGCCTTGCCTGCCTTCGCGACGTACATTGGAACGCCATCGGGCAGACAAAGACATAACGGCCGGATCTTGGCTCCGTGAGCTTCGGCAAGATAGCTCTGCAGGTCGGCAGCGTCGTCCGCAACGATGACGTCATCAAAGCGATAGTCGGGCATTGAACACCCCATATTGTGCGCAAAACGTCACCTTATCATGTCGAACATGACGCATCGCGAACAAGATGACGTGCTAGGCACTATGAGTCGCCGACGACTTCGCCCTTCACAGCACTAACAGATTCGGAAAGACCGGGACTCGCCGGGTGGATTCATCGACCGAAGTGCTTGAATGGCTGGTCGCGGCGCGCGGCTG
Proteins encoded in this region:
- a CDS encoding DUF1173 domain-containing protein; this encodes MPDYRFDDVIVADDAADLQSYLAEAHGAKIRPLCLCLPDGVPMYVAKAGKAFIIKRMPNSGATHSADCTSYRPPEEISGMSQVLGEAIRENDEDGTTALKLDFSLSKQGARTAPTASGQTSDTVRADGAKLTLRSTLHYLWDQAELNRWTPGMAGKRTWYVVRSRLIAAAERSVTKGAPLSTQLYVPEPFVSDQAAQLRQRRITHMAGLASTQKARKLMIAIGEIKEIGVARYGFKIVAKHLPDFPLMMEEAIYRRFRSRFANELEVWNSMESSHLLFIATFGLGATGIASIESIAVMLVNANWLPFEHTYDAMLLDALIQQRRRFVKGMRYNLPENKPLACAVLSDVPLHPSGVALYIRKPGLEPHEVEELGALSEQSEIPSWIWDASAELPRLPDNVLKVEPPTPPSEPVESAW